The Leptidea sinapis chromosome Z, ilLepSina1.1, whole genome shotgun sequence genomic sequence agtgttacaattaaatatCCCGTGAGTGATTACTCAAGTGTAATAAATCCATAATAAGTGACTAATAGTAAATAGCCTTATTTCAATCGTATCAATGATCCACGTACCCTGCAAGGTGGACCgctgatctggtcaagatcgccgaataggtgggatgagggcagcgcgggATCGATCgtggtggagatctttgggcgaggcctatgtccagcagtggacgtcttgcggctgaaatgatgaagaaCTATTTAAGTGCTTAGTGGAAATGTATTGTATTTAGGTTAAATTCGCTAATGCTCGATCTTGTGTATGGTgaatttatgaataatattgcATACTATGTTATCAATTTACTGCAACACTTGCGAAGCGTGTTTTTTTACGTCCATAAGTACTTACGtgaaatattaatgtaaaataatataatcagaCAGCTATTTGTTGCGTGTTGGAAAACAGAATCCATTTCCATTCACTGTtccattttatttctttttatgcaAATTTTGAGTCGTCGTCATAGCATTCGCTTGACAGtccttaaattttttaaaatgccACAATAACTGGTTCCGCTCATATTTTATGGTTACTTGTCAAACCGATTAAGTGCTTCGCCACGTAAGTTATTCTTTACACGTCTGTTTTAatgaatgaaaaattaaatatgtcgGTAATTGGTGAATGAagacatatttttgttttgttataatatgtGAATAGTTTGTCTTGGAATAGAAActctttatatttatacgaGCTGTGCCCGCTACTTCGTCAGCGAGTATGAATCTATGTGGGCATGGTTAGGTGGTGTTTGTTAGTTGGATTTGTTGTATATTTGATAATGAGCTGCGTGCGTTAAGCCGCAACCAATATGGGTGTTACATAGTCTCCAATAACACATTTGAAACTAAGAACTCGAACTTTACAAGTGCTTTTCTAATCTACTCATAGAAGTTATTTGGGCAATGCATGTAGAGCACAAAAAGAAAATTACGCTTAAATCTTAAGAATTATTGTGgcgttaatataataatttaaaatagtaaCAGTGCTCATAAAAGTTTTTGAGCTATTACATACAGACTGCATACTTTAGAATTACAAAAATCCTAGAATTGGTCAGTCAAAATATGTAATTACAGGCAGGGAGGGAATGGAACTGGAAAAAGTAACAGTAAACTAGCAAACGTTTATTGCCCTTGACTGtcaaaaatgaaatgaattgaTAAAATAAGGACACATCAGAACAACCTTGCGCCGCTAccaaatttagatttatttattcaaaagttACCAATTAAATACCAACCAAAGATATTGTTTTGAAAAGTTGATACAAACCggaaatacaaataattgacACTACATACTTGTACTTACAAAACAagaaacaacataatataataccagATAGTCGTCGGGGAAAATGaggaaataaagtaataaattgaaatatttcagAAATAAAATACACAAGGCTTTATTAGAAAAACATCATTTTGAAAACTCATTGGAATCCACGGTTTGCGaggaataataaaatactaagtaTTTCAACAGTGACTTCAGAAATGGAGtgtgtaaaaacaatataatatattaaatgtctCACCTACCATTCCCTCAATCCACTCGCTCGGGGTAACTCAATTCAGCAGTCAAAAGTTATCACATACTTTGACAGTGACACTTTGGTCAAAAATGCTTAAAATGATTACACATCTGTGTGACTGCGGATTTATTGCAGATTTTTACCACAAAAAAGTCCTAGCACAGCCGGTGGGGGGAAACCAATAAGTCAAATATGATATCTAAATATTCCCACGTTTGCTTGAATGTGTAATAAAGTAGAAGGGCAGTCACTGTACAATACAGTACTACATCATTTGCTCTACTTTAAGAAACCAACGCAATACCTACGTACATTTATATTCGATTCTTTGAAAGTATTGAAAAACGCCAAAACGTAGTCTGTTTGTTCTTCATTGAAGTGCAAAGTTGTGTAACTGACGCTGATAGAAATTCGTTATGTTCACAGCGCGGCTTCCCGTTGGATGAAGAGGAGGGCGGCGTGTGGAGCTCACTCGCGTCCCGGCACCCCGACATCGCGGCGCGCCTGAGACAACGCCCCGCCACCTGGGCTCGCAAGCGGAGGCCTTCTAGCCAGGACGCTACAGACGGTAAGCTTGCTTCTTGCATATCCTATCTTAGTATACCCCACTATTCCTGTTCCACGCCTAACTGTTGCATGCACTTACAGCGTCAGTGGCGCAATAGGTTGAACTGTTGACTATCACCATATCATACTTTACAGTAGTATACTAAGATTatggttttattaatttaattttcgaatTCATTTAAGTATGTTGTACTCTTGAGTCCTCTGGTGACCAGAGGAGAATACCCgagtctggtgttgcaagagagtatgggccgcAGTGATCACATACCACAAAGTGGTACGCATGGATATTCGttatctttcataaaaaaatgcacgctaaaacaatattttcatattatgaatatttattaaggCAATAAACACTTCTTTGTATGTAAAATCTTGTTGTGGGAGATCATAATTCTCTAAGGTCTTAAAGCtagattcaattttattttataaaacattttaggTTTTAATAttgaacattaaaataaaacctatTATTTCAGATTTTGGTGATAGCTTCGAGGGTTTTGACAGATTTCCCTTTGACGACATACCACCAGAATTCAGAGAGCACTTCCCGTCGCATTGGAACCGACGGTTCAGTTCGCGGGAGGAACCGCAACCTACGTCTCCGCAACCGCAATCGCCCCCGCAGCAAACAGCCGCCACACAAACTGAAGACCCGGGTCCATCCCAGGACGAACATACTTCTATACCACAGTACGGATTGAGAAACACAGTTGATCTTGGTCATAAAAGTCCAGCAGATCCGAGTTTAGTTGATGGTGAAGACAGATCCCAACGGTCTGCGTCAGCGCCTCCAGATAATCGTTCCGACAATCACACAAGGATGAGTGGTCAAAGTCCTCAGGAACATCATCCGCCACAACAGGAGCATGGTTCCAACGTACGACATATACCAATCTTCGTTGAGGGACGAGATGAACCAGTCATAAATAAGAATGTAGATAATAGCTTCAGAGAGACAAAACCGAGCTATGCTCCTCCTCCGCCGCAGCCGCATATAGATAGAGATCAGTATTTTACTGACGACACTCCACATGGATTCCATCAGCCACCAAACTTTTCTAGATCCTTTGGAACACCGTTCAACAAGGGCTTCAGGCAAGGAGCATCTCAACCTTTTACTCAGCAGAAGATGTACCCACAGAATGCATTCGCACGTGGAGCTTCACCACAACGTTCGCAATCACCTAAACCGCAGCCACACCCGGAAGAGCATTATGTTAAAGTTCCAGTGTATCATGAACAGACTGCTTCAACTCCGTCCAGACCACAACAAAAGCAACCGTCGCCACAAAAGCAGACACCGCCGCCCGCGCCGGAGCAACAAGCCCCGCCACAGCCACATACTCCTCCGCAACCCAAATCAGAGCCTACTGGTAACGATCCTATCAAACAAATTCTCAATATTCAGACAGATGTTCTTAATCTAATGACAGATGTGGAAAATTTTAATGGTTCAAAAAAagacaaacaatatttatacttaGATGAGATGCTGACAAGAAATCTCATCAAGTTAGATAATATTGAAACGGAGGGCAAAGAAAATATTAGGCAGGCTAGAAAGGAAGCCATTAAATGTATTGAGAAATGTATAGCTGTATTAGAAGCCATAGCTGAAAAGGGAAACGCAACTCAAAAGCAGCATGATGTTGAGATGCAAGCACAGGAAACCGAAAAGCACTCTGAACAGGAGGAAACTGTCCAGAATGGTGATGTAGAAATGAAAGAACCTACTACTGAAGAAGTTAAACCTGCACCTCAAACTGAACAAGCGGCACCACAGCCTACAGAGAAAATCGAAGAGTCCACCTCATCTGACGCCACTCAAATTGACGCTCAAAGCAAACCTCAGCAAACTGaacaaatgaatgaaaatataataaataaaactgaattaGTTGAACAGCCACAGAGCGAAGCTGAGATTAAAACTGGAAGCAACAAAGCCGATTCAGATAACACAACAGAAACTCAACAATTGCAAGTCGATACGAGGACGGAAGATTCGAAAACCGAAATAGAGACTAAAGAACCCAAAGAGAAAGATAAGAAAACTCTTAAGAAGAGCGTAAAAGTTACGAAGAAACGAGATAAAAGTAAAGACAAGAAGGACACAAACGAAAATGTGACTGAAAAACAGTCTAAAGATAATGTAGAGGGACAAAGTAATAAGGAGGGTGGAAATAAAGTAGAACCAATGCAGGTGGACGGTAAGGGCGAGCCTCAAGCGATGGAATTGGACGCTGCGGGCGGCACTAGTCAATAGAGTTATTTGCTTTAGTGAATTGTTGTAGATATACAAATCGCACGGGGCCTAAATATATCGCCTGTTATTTCATGCCTAACCACCAGTGTTGCcagtttattattgtttgtattttttcattagTTATCATTTGCGTCGCAATTATCCGCTAcgataaatatatctattacatatttaccttttttttgtcctcctatttaataaattattattcatcgtTTCGTGATaacattttttcaataaattttaaatttacaaagttGTTTTCATTTCCTTACCATCTACCGACATCCTCCTATAGGTACCTATTTCCGATATATTGGCTGAATAGCACATTAATTATAGCATTCGAGGCAAACTATGTAGTTTGCTTTTGTGTGCGGAATTATAGAATGTTCAaaccaatttaataaaatatttaatcgaATGATTTATATCGTGATCTATGATTGTATTTATTGATAAAGATTAAAATCCCATCTTCGACATcatcacgacacgccacaagatcatccccactatctggatgtgtggcgttcctcctaTGTGCGGTTTTTAagcaactttcttccacgtacaaccaagctgtggaacgagcttccttaTGTAGTGTTTTCGGGACgttacaacatgggtaccttcaaaaaaaggcgtacacgttccttaaaggccggcaacgctcctgtgattcttcttgTGCTGcaggaatgtgggcggcggtgatcacttacatcAGGTGATGCAAAGGCACGTTTATCCTACTCTTCAAAGAAAAAGGGGTTTCTGttgttaatttgaataaaacgtgtatttatttttcattggtTTATATTAGCAGTGTTGTATAGATATTCAGGCAAGCTTGCTACGTTATATAACGTCAGTAGACCCGTGGAAGTAAACTGTTAAAGACGCCTTACAAGCCGTATGAAATAATCATCAAAGTTCAGATTTCAGACtagtaaatgaaat encodes the following:
- the LOC126979143 gene encoding BAG domain-containing protein Samui isoform X3, coding for MKRNRGFPLDEEEGGVWSSLASRHPDIAARLRQRPATWARKRRPSSQDATDDFGDSFEGFDRFPFDDIPPEFREHFPSHWNRRFSSREEPQPTSPQPQSPPQQTAATQTEDPGPSQDEHTSIPQYGLRNTVDLGHKSPADPSLVDGEDRSQRSASAPPDNRSDNHTRMSGQSPQEHHPPQQEHGSNVRHIPIFVEGRDEPVINKNVDNSFRETKPSYAPPPPQPHIDRDQYFTDDTPHGFHQPPNFSRSFGTPFNKGFRQGASQPFTQQKMYPQNAFARGASPQRSQSPKPQPHPEEHYVKVPVYHEQTASTPSRPQQKQPSPQKQTPPPAPEQQAPPQPHTPPQPKSEPTGNDPIKQILNIQTDVLNLMTDVENFNGSKKDKQYLYLDEMLTRNLIKLDNIETEGKENIRQARKEAIKCIEKCIAVLEAIAEKGNATQKQHDVEMQAQETEKHSEQEETVQNGDVEMKEPTTEEVKPAPQTEQAAPQPTEKIEESTSSDATQIDAQSKPQQTEQMNENIINKTELVEQPQSEAEIKTGSNKADSDNTTETQQLQVDTRTEDSKTEIETKEPKEKDKKTLKKSVKVTKKRDKSKDKKDTNENVTEKQSKDNVEGQSNKEGGNKVEPMQVDGKGEPQAMELDAAGGTSQ
- the LOC126979143 gene encoding BAG domain-containing protein Samui isoform X2, with the protein product MPLRGSSFRGFPLDEEEGGVWSSLASRHPDIAARLRQRPATWARKRRPSSQDATDDFGDSFEGFDRFPFDDIPPEFREHFPSHWNRRFSSREEPQPTSPQPQSPPQQTAATQTEDPGPSQDEHTSIPQYGLRNTVDLGHKSPADPSLVDGEDRSQRSASAPPDNRSDNHTRMSGQSPQEHHPPQQEHGSNVRHIPIFVEGRDEPVINKNVDNSFRETKPSYAPPPPQPHIDRDQYFTDDTPHGFHQPPNFSRSFGTPFNKGFRQGASQPFTQQKMYPQNAFARGASPQRSQSPKPQPHPEEHYVKVPVYHEQTASTPSRPQQKQPSPQKQTPPPAPEQQAPPQPHTPPQPKSEPTGNDPIKQILNIQTDVLNLMTDVENFNGSKKDKQYLYLDEMLTRNLIKLDNIETEGKENIRQARKEAIKCIEKCIAVLEAIAEKGNATQKQHDVEMQAQETEKHSEQEETVQNGDVEMKEPTTEEVKPAPQTEQAAPQPTEKIEESTSSDATQIDAQSKPQQTEQMNENIINKTELVEQPQSEAEIKTGSNKADSDNTTETQQLQVDTRTEDSKTEIETKEPKEKDKKTLKKSVKVTKKRDKSKDKKDTNENVTEKQSKDNVEGQSNKEGGNKVEPMQVDGKGEPQAMELDAAGGTSQ
- the LOC126979143 gene encoding BAG domain-containing protein Samui isoform X1, which codes for MESPVIVDKPPEFYGNANNERGFPLDEEEGGVWSSLASRHPDIAARLRQRPATWARKRRPSSQDATDDFGDSFEGFDRFPFDDIPPEFREHFPSHWNRRFSSREEPQPTSPQPQSPPQQTAATQTEDPGPSQDEHTSIPQYGLRNTVDLGHKSPADPSLVDGEDRSQRSASAPPDNRSDNHTRMSGQSPQEHHPPQQEHGSNVRHIPIFVEGRDEPVINKNVDNSFRETKPSYAPPPPQPHIDRDQYFTDDTPHGFHQPPNFSRSFGTPFNKGFRQGASQPFTQQKMYPQNAFARGASPQRSQSPKPQPHPEEHYVKVPVYHEQTASTPSRPQQKQPSPQKQTPPPAPEQQAPPQPHTPPQPKSEPTGNDPIKQILNIQTDVLNLMTDVENFNGSKKDKQYLYLDEMLTRNLIKLDNIETEGKENIRQARKEAIKCIEKCIAVLEAIAEKGNATQKQHDVEMQAQETEKHSEQEETVQNGDVEMKEPTTEEVKPAPQTEQAAPQPTEKIEESTSSDATQIDAQSKPQQTEQMNENIINKTELVEQPQSEAEIKTGSNKADSDNTTETQQLQVDTRTEDSKTEIETKEPKEKDKKTLKKSVKVTKKRDKSKDKKDTNENVTEKQSKDNVEGQSNKEGGNKVEPMQVDGKGEPQAMELDAAGGTSQ